Part of the Panicum virgatum strain AP13 chromosome 4N, P.virgatum_v5, whole genome shotgun sequence genome is shown below.
gtttttgaaatatatctatcaaaatTGAATGAATGGAGGGTACCAGAAAAATAGTACCACTCCAGTACTAAAGAAATTACTATATAGCTGGGGTTAGTTATCATATAGGAGTATACCTGTCGTTCCAACTAAGCGGGGTCGTCGTCCCAGTCCCAGGGCGAGGGCGGTGGAGGAGTTCGTGCAGGTTTCCTCCAGAGATGTACTCGTAAACAAGGTGGAGCCCGTTGCTTCTGTCGTCGCACCACCCAAACAGCCGCACAAGATTCTTGTGACGTAGCCTGCTTATGATGTTCACCTCTGTTTCAAACtctctcctcatcctcctctgagACTCCTCGTCACTCGTCGTTCCCATGGAAACAGACGACAGCTTCTTCACCGCGACCTTGCGGCCATTGTCGTCATCACCAAGGTACACTATGCCGGAGCCCCCTTCTCCGAGAAGCCTCTTGGGATCGAATTTGTCGGTGGCCTTGACCAGTTGGCAGTACTGGTAGCGCCTGGGGCCAGAGTCTTGTTTCTCCGCCGCGCCTCCGTGGCACCAGCGCGAAACCTGCTGCTTCCTCAGGTTGCAGGCGATCAGCAGGAAGATCGCCATGGCTAGAAGCGCTGCTAGCACCGCAATCGCAAGCCTTTCCGGGCTGAGACGACGGAGCTTCCTCGAGTTTGGCACTTGATGGGCTTGATCAGGTGCTGCAGCAGATGATGCGATCTCCGTCGACCCTGGAGGTTGGGGTTTCttgcctcctgctgctgctgccgccgccgcctcttggAGTAGATCAGAGGAGTTGAATGACCAGGACAGCAGCTGGTGCAGCTCGACGCTGGCGCCCGTGGCCGCAGAGAAGCCAACGGAAACATTCTCAGGCAGGACCTGTTTGAGGTCGACGTTGTAGCTGATGTGGTAGTGGGCGTCGCCGACGTCGAGGTCGGCCGCCAGCAGCGTGGTGTCACTGCGGTAGCTCACGCGGGCTTTCATCAGGTAACCCGAGGACAGGTTCCTGCCGGGGGTGTCCGTGTCCTTGGACGCGGCGGAGACGATGGAGTTGTCGTCGATGCCGACGTGTTGTTGGGCGCTGTCCGGCCACTTCTGGTTATTGGAGTAGGTGTCGAACTCCACCGCCACGAGCCGCTCGTCGCCAGACGCCGCCGTCCTGCTGCCGTTGCTGATGATGCCCGTGCTGAAGAGCccgaggccgccaccgccgctgttgGTGGGGATGACCGACGGGTAGTAGGCGAGGAAGAAAGCCATCCCGTCGCCCGGgctggcgccgccgtcgtcgttccTGATCCGGAAGGAGAAGGCAGTGTCGAAGCTTGCCAGCTCGCCCGTGGCGCGGTCCCAGAGCGGCACCGGCCGCGCGTACCACACCCGGCCGACGCTGTCACTGATGCTGTCGCCCCTGTGACCCTTGGTGAGCTCGACCACGGGCTTCTCCCAGTAGGAGTCGTTGCTGTACTTGAGATCCGACGCGTAGTCGCTGGTAGAGAAGTCGAATTGGAAAGAAagcgaggcggcggtgggcgcgTGGAGAGACACTAGTAGTAGT
Proteins encoded:
- the LOC120670939 gene encoding L-type lectin-domain containing receptor kinase IX.1-like — its product is MAPRLLSTMLPCCHLFALLLLLVSLHAPTAASLSFQFDFSTSDYASDLKYSNDSYWEKPVVELTKGHRGDSISDSVGRVWYARPVPLWDRATGELASFDTAFSFRIRNDDGGASPGDGMAFFLAYYPSVIPTNSGGGGLGLFSTGIISNGSRTAASGDERLVAVEFDTYSNNQKWPDSAQQHVGIDDNSIVSAASKDTDTPGRNLSSGYLMKARVSYRSDTTLLAADLDVGDAHYHISYNVDLKQVLPENVSVGFSAATGASVELHQLLSWSFNSSDLLQEAAAAAAAGGKKPQPPGSTEIASSAAAPDQAHQVPNSRKLRRLSPERLAIAVLAALLAMAIFLLIACNLRKQQVSRWCHGGAAEKQDSGPRRYQYCQLVKATDKFDPKRLLGEGGSGIVYLGDDDNGRKVAVKKLSSVSMGTTSDEESQRRMRREFETEVNIISRLRHKNLVRLFGWCDDRSNGLHLVYEYISGGNLHELLHRPRPGTGTTTPLSWNDRYKIIIGLGKALRYLHGEHSGTKYVVHGDIKPNNIMLDRELNTKLGDFGLARLVSQGTGHQTTEVPMGTEGYVEPEFRDTGRRCEGSDVYSFGIVLLEMVTGHTPRVVPLHDWVCALYAQNRVVDAAAEALRSSEASDDRQMERVLVVGLQCTQVRGKRPAIAEAMRVLEHEDAQLPVLSPCHCHRAAAAAGLGGLGESPRQRLCTAAVATAGEQAYSSTVATAAASSNANPSSTNSACSYTTCSVGALVTTSLGVDQGPVGRDIRGT